A region from the uncultured Macellibacteroides sp. genome encodes:
- a CDS encoding YegP family protein, which translates to MKATNGQVIEGSQLYASETTCKNGIESRKEKRSNNSRRR; encoded by the coding sequence TTGAAAGCCACAAATGGTCAGGTAATCGAAGGTAGTCAGCTTTACGCTTCTGAAACAACATGTAAAAATGGTATTGAATCCCGTAAAGAAAAACGGTCCAACAACAGTCGTAGAAGATGA
- a CDS encoding TonB-dependent receptor, which translates to MNLKSNTKKRGNAFRIGNWGAGLALLVLLSAGSVKAENGSASNDGLAVAQQSSRTISGVVKDATGETIIGANVSVKGTTTGTITDIDGKFSLNVPVGSTVKISYIGYKDFETVISNQTTLEVVMKVDSQTLDEVVVVGFGTQKKVNVTGAVSMVGSEVIESRPVQNVSQALQGVVPGLNFSVNTSGGALDNTLNVNIRGAGTIGSGSNSSPLVLIDGVEGNMNAINPQDIESISVLKDAASASIYGSRAAFGVILITTKTGTSGKTNVNYSGNVRFTDALAVPDMLDSYRFAQYYNEAARNSGQGAVFSETQMQRIQAYQKGEIKDGATLNQNTNRWNNYTGANADTDWFAEMYKDWVPSHEHNLSVSGGSDKITYLVSGNFLDQNGLIAHGKDKFNRYTLNGKINAVLSKHVKLNYSSKWIREDYSRPSYMTGLFFHNIARRWPVNPVYDPNGYYMEGNEVIQMEDGGIQNNQKDYTYQQLQLVIEPIKDWRIIAEGNVNSITNFQHWEVLPVYAHAANGDPFAFSWDGRAVGSTTVSEYGYKENFLTTNIYSDYSKQLESGHNFKVMGGFNAELMKTRSLTATGDGLITPSVPTISTTTTNPRIGGGYAHWSTAGFFGRLNYNYKERYMLEANVRYDGTSRFVGDERWGIFPSFSLGWNIAREDFFTDFTDKVSTLKLRGSWGQLGNMNTNAWYPFYQSMPVGTNNGYWLIDGEKTNTATAPGIVSSLMTWERVESYDLGLDWGAFNNRLTGTFDYFKRSTKDMVGPAPELESVLGTGVPKINNSDMESYGFELELSWRDRVGDFSYGAKLVLSDAQQKVTRYPNESYSLGTWYNGRMNNEIWGYTTIGIAKSQEEMDTHLAKVKQSRMGNQWAAGDIMYADLNNDGEISNGANTLEDHGDLSIIGNSTPRYNYGITLDAAWKGLDFSVFFQGVGKRDYVVGGAYFWGATGGMWQSAGFEEHWDFFRGEDNALGANLNAYYPRPLFTTGKNMATQTRYLQDASYLRMKNIQLGYTLPKSFTSKAGMQSVRVYVSGDNLATFSSMSKIFDPETIGGDWGDGKLYPLSKTISVGLNVNF; encoded by the coding sequence ATGAACTTGAAATCAAACACAAAGAAGAGGGGGAATGCCTTCAGAATCGGGAATTGGGGCGCTGGCCTTGCACTCCTGGTATTGCTATCCGCCGGCTCTGTAAAAGCAGAGAACGGATCAGCTTCAAATGATGGGCTAGCAGTAGCCCAACAAAGTTCTCGTACAATTTCGGGGGTTGTTAAGGACGCCACTGGCGAAACAATTATCGGAGCCAACGTATCTGTAAAAGGTACTACAACGGGAACAATCACCGATATTGATGGTAAATTTTCATTAAACGTACCTGTAGGAAGCACAGTTAAGATCTCCTACATAGGTTACAAAGATTTCGAAACAGTAATATCAAACCAAACAACACTTGAAGTTGTAATGAAAGTGGATTCACAAACACTCGACGAAGTTGTAGTTGTGGGTTTTGGTACACAGAAAAAAGTGAATGTAACCGGTGCTGTTAGCATGGTTGGTTCGGAAGTTATCGAATCTCGTCCGGTACAAAATGTTTCTCAAGCATTACAAGGGGTAGTTCCCGGATTGAACTTTTCTGTAAACACTTCAGGAGGTGCGCTTGACAATACATTAAACGTAAATATTCGTGGTGCCGGAACAATCGGTTCCGGATCAAACTCGTCGCCATTGGTTTTGATAGACGGTGTAGAAGGTAACATGAATGCCATCAACCCTCAAGACATTGAAAGCATTTCTGTATTGAAAGATGCTGCTTCTGCTTCAATCTACGGTTCAAGAGCCGCTTTCGGGGTTATCCTTATTACAACAAAAACTGGTACATCAGGCAAAACAAACGTAAACTATTCGGGTAACGTTCGTTTCACAGATGCATTGGCAGTGCCAGACATGTTGGACTCGTATCGTTTTGCTCAGTATTATAACGAAGCTGCCAGAAACTCTGGTCAGGGCGCTGTGTTCAGTGAAACACAGATGCAACGTATACAAGCTTATCAAAAAGGCGAAATCAAAGACGGAGCTACGCTTAATCAGAACACAAACCGTTGGAACAACTATACGGGAGCTAATGCCGACACTGATTGGTTTGCCGAAATGTACAAAGATTGGGTTCCTTCACACGAACACAATTTAAGTGTTAGCGGCGGAAGTGATAAGATTACCTATTTGGTAAGTGGCAACTTCCTTGATCAGAACGGTCTTATCGCTCACGGAAAAGATAAGTTCAACAGATACACATTAAACGGTAAAATTAATGCAGTACTGTCTAAGCACGTAAAGTTGAACTATAGCTCTAAATGGATTCGCGAAGATTACAGTCGTCCGTCTTATATGACAGGATTGTTTTTTCACAATATCGCACGTCGCTGGCCTGTTAACCCTGTGTATGATCCGAACGGATATTACATGGAAGGTAACGAAGTTATTCAGATGGAAGATGGAGGTATTCAAAATAATCAGAAGGATTATACCTACCAGCAACTACAGCTTGTGATTGAGCCAATCAAAGACTGGAGAATCATTGCTGAAGGGAACGTTAATTCGATTACCAACTTCCAGCACTGGGAAGTATTACCAGTGTATGCCCACGCAGCGAATGGCGATCCTTTTGCATTCTCATGGGATGGTCGTGCTGTAGGATCAACAACTGTTTCTGAATACGGCTACAAGGAAAACTTTTTGACAACCAACATCTATTCCGACTACTCCAAGCAATTAGAAAGCGGACATAACTTCAAGGTAATGGGAGGTTTCAATGCCGAATTGATGAAAACAAGAAGCCTTACAGCTACTGGCGATGGTTTAATTACTCCAAGCGTTCCTACTATCAGTACAACGACAACCAATCCTCGTATTGGCGGCGGATATGCTCATTGGTCGACTGCAGGATTCTTTGGCCGTTTAAATTACAACTACAAAGAACGTTACATGCTTGAAGCAAACGTGCGTTACGATGGAACTTCAAGATTTGTGGGTGACGAACGTTGGGGTATTTTCCCTTCTTTTTCATTAGGATGGAACATTGCACGCGAAGATTTCTTCACCGATTTTACAGACAAGGTAAGTACATTGAAATTGAGAGGTTCATGGGGACAATTGGGTAACATGAATACAAATGCATGGTATCCTTTCTATCAATCTATGCCTGTTGGAACAAACAATGGTTACTGGTTAATCGATGGCGAAAAGACAAACACAGCTACTGCTCCTGGTATTGTTAGTTCATTAATGACATGGGAGCGTGTTGAATCGTACGACTTAGGTTTGGACTGGGGTGCTTTCAATAACCGTTTAACAGGTACTTTCGACTACTTTAAACGTTCTACAAAAGATATGGTTGGTCCAGCTCCTGAATTGGAATCAGTTTTAGGTACTGGTGTTCCTAAGATCAACAACTCGGATATGGAATCGTATGGATTCGAACTTGAATTGTCATGGAGAGACCGTGTTGGTGATTTCTCTTACGGTGCAAAGCTTGTATTATCTGATGCACAGCAAAAAGTAACCCGTTACCCGAACGAAAGCTATAGCTTGGGAACCTGGTATAACGGACGCATGAACAATGAAATCTGGGGTTACACTACAATTGGTATAGCGAAGTCTCAGGAAGAGATGGACACTCATTTAGCCAAGGTAAAGCAAAGCCGTATGGGTAACCAATGGGCTGCCGGAGATATTATGTACGCCGATCTTAATAATGATGGCGAAATTAGCAACGGAGCTAACACACTGGAAGATCATGGAGACTTATCAATCATTGGTAACAGCACTCCTCGTTACAACTATGGTATTACGCTGGATGCTGCATGGAAAGGTCTTGATTTCAGTGTATTCTTCCAAGGTGTAGGCAAAAGAGATTATGTTGTTGGTGGGGCTTACTTCTGGGGTGCAACCGGAGGAATGTGGCAGTCGGCCGGCTTTGAAGAGCATTGGGATTTCTTCCGTGGCGAAGACAATGCTTTGGGTGCTAACTTAAACGCTTACTATCCACGTCCGTTGTTTACTACAGGCAAGAATATGGCTACTCAGACCCGCTATTTGCAAGATGCATCATACCTGCGTATGAAGAATATCCAACTGGGCTATACACTTCCAAAAAGCTTTACCAGCAAAGCTGGAATGCAGTCGGTTCGTGTATATGTATCAGGCGACAATCTGGCAACGTTCAGCAGCATGTCAAAAATATTTGACCCTGAAACAATTGGCGGCGACTGGGGTGATGGTAAATTATACCCATTAAGCAAAACTATTTCTGTTGGATTGAATGTTAATTTCTAA
- a CDS encoding RagB/SusD family nutrient uptake outer membrane protein: MKLKISKNIALSCIAMGGLLLSSCNDFLDREPLDAVTPTQYFNAEADLAAYTISYYNFPTHGGWGVGTLNIDNGTDNQATSDPNYNYYVKNNWKVPESAGGNWNFSRIRAFNYFFEQVLPKAEAKAIAGSEKNINHYIGEAYFLRALEYFDKLQMFGDFPIITETLPDQHEVLMEASKRQPRNMVARFIIEDLDKAINLLQSNFKSKNRITKNAALLLKSRVALYEASFLKYHRGTPRVPGEAGWPGAKMDYNANFSINLDSEIDYFLTQSMSASKEVADQISLTPNSGVLNPIGTEYAGWNPYFEMFAAVDMSKYDEVILWRSYNADYTTHGVSVYIRNGGNYGLTKGYVDGFLMKNGLPIYATGAGFTTDKTIMETKAGRDERLQLFLAGEKDRMRVSDDTTFFGAPNIIGLQEVRDVTGYRMRKCFSYDPAQAPGSELMCTYGSIVYRAVEAYLNYIEASYMKNGSIDATAANYWRAIRERAGVDTDFNKTIAATNLSLENDWGKYSGETLVDATLYNIRRERRNELMGEGMRMDDLIRWRAMDKVQNYVIEGFNLWDEAYLSELYYEKVQVNGVPTGEIKNLLIADGSAKANVSSKTLSKYLRPYQKVQANNEVFNGYNWSKANYLYPIGVRELQLASPNQDDASASVIYQNPYWPITSNSALE, from the coding sequence ATGAAACTTAAAATAAGCAAAAACATCGCACTTTCATGTATCGCCATGGGAGGACTGTTATTAAGCTCTTGTAACGATTTTCTTGACAGAGAACCGTTGGACGCAGTAACACCTACGCAATACTTTAATGCAGAAGCCGATTTGGCGGCCTACACAATTTCCTACTATAACTTTCCGACACACGGTGGCTGGGGAGTTGGTACGCTAAACATAGACAACGGAACAGACAATCAGGCTACAAGCGACCCCAATTACAATTATTATGTAAAGAACAACTGGAAAGTACCAGAGTCTGCCGGAGGTAACTGGAATTTTAGCCGTATCAGAGCGTTCAACTATTTCTTCGAACAGGTTTTACCTAAAGCAGAAGCTAAAGCAATTGCCGGTTCAGAAAAAAATATCAACCATTACATCGGCGAGGCTTACTTCCTCCGCGCTTTGGAATATTTTGACAAACTTCAGATGTTCGGCGATTTCCCTATAATTACGGAAACGTTGCCCGACCAGCACGAAGTATTGATGGAAGCGAGTAAACGTCAGCCACGTAATATGGTTGCCCGCTTTATTATCGAAGACCTTGACAAAGCCATCAACTTGTTGCAGAGTAACTTCAAAAGCAAGAATCGTATTACTAAAAATGCAGCTTTATTGCTTAAGAGCCGGGTTGCATTATATGAAGCAAGCTTTCTGAAATATCACAGAGGAACTCCCCGTGTACCGGGCGAAGCTGGATGGCCTGGGGCTAAAATGGATTACAACGCTAATTTTTCTATCAACTTAGATTCCGAAATTGACTATTTCCTTACACAGTCAATGAGTGCATCTAAAGAGGTAGCAGATCAGATTAGTCTTACTCCTAACTCGGGTGTTCTTAATCCTATCGGAACAGAATATGCCGGATGGAATCCTTACTTTGAGATGTTTGCAGCAGTTGACATGTCTAAATACGACGAAGTAATTCTATGGAGATCTTACAATGCTGATTACACAACGCATGGTGTGAGTGTATATATCCGCAACGGTGGTAACTATGGTTTAACCAAGGGCTATGTAGATGGATTCCTAATGAAAAACGGACTACCTATCTATGCAACAGGGGCAGGCTTCACAACGGACAAAACCATTATGGAAACGAAAGCAGGACGCGACGAACGTTTGCAATTGTTCCTTGCCGGCGAAAAAGATCGTATGAGAGTTTCGGACGACACAACATTCTTTGGAGCTCCTAATATTATTGGTCTTCAGGAAGTACGCGATGTAACCGGTTACCGGATGCGTAAATGTTTCTCTTACGATCCAGCACAAGCTCCCGGATCTGAGTTAATGTGTACTTACGGTTCAATTGTATACCGCGCTGTGGAAGCTTACCTGAATTACATAGAGGCAAGCTATATGAAAAACGGATCTATTGACGCTACTGCAGCTAATTACTGGAGAGCAATCAGAGAAAGAGCCGGTGTTGATACTGATTTCAACAAGACAATTGCCGCTACCAACCTTAGTCTCGAAAACGATTGGGGAAAATATTCTGGCGAAACGTTAGTTGATGCAACATTATATAATATCCGTCGCGAACGCAGAAACGAATTGATGGGTGAAGGTATGCGTATGGATGACCTGATCCGTTGGAGAGCGATGGACAAAGTTCAAAACTATGTAATTGAAGGATTTAACCTTTGGGATGAAGCCTACCTTTCTGAATTGTACTACGAAAAGGTGCAAGTTAACGGCGTTCCAACCGGTGAAATCAAAAACCTTCTTATTGCTGATGGAAGTGCTAAAGCAAACGTAAGCAGCAAAACATTGAGTAAATATCTTCGTCCTTATCAAAAGGTACAGGCTAACAACGAAGTGTTTAATGGTTACAACTGGAGTAAAGCAAACTACTTGTACCCAATCGGTGTAAGAGAGCTTCAGCTTGCATCTCCTAACCAGGATGATGCCTCGGCTTCAGTTATTTACCAGAATCCTTACTGGCCAATTACTTCAAATTCGGCATTGGAATAG
- a CDS encoding glycoside hydrolase family 2 TIM barrel-domain containing protein, translating to MLCSGAFAQATKTLPEWQSQHAIGLNKIEPHTYVWPYENRESVLERAHESSPFYQSLNGNWKFNWVMNPDNRPKDFYKPSYYVGNWADIKVPGNWERQGYGTAIYVNETYEFGKPTPPVVPHSENEVGSYRRSFKIPADWKGRRVVLCLEGVNSFYYVWINGTLMGYNQDSKTAAEWDITDKLKDGENTIALEVYRWSAGSYLECQDFWRLSGIERSVYLYSTPKQYIADYTVVSSLDTVSYTNGLFELTAKVNGNASSLSLVYELLDANKRVVLTDKQPIRGGEGVKPISFDKKRIPQVQEWNVENPALYTLILSLQDEKGAVAEYTGCRVGFKTSEIKNGRFCINGVPVLVKGTNRHEHSQLGRSVTRELMLEDIKLMKQHNINTVRNSHYPTDPLWYELCNEYGLYVIDEANIESHGMGYGPASLAKDSTWLPAHMDRTKRMYERSKNHPSIVIWSLGNEAGNGINFERTYDWLKSAEKHRPVQYERAEQNYNTDIYCRMYRSVGEIKAYLFQTNPKPYRPFILCEYVHAMGNSVGGLKEYWDVFENEPMAQGGCVWDWVDQSFREIDADGKWYWSYGGDYGPKDVPSFGNFCGNGLVNAVRESHPHLMEVKKIYQNIKTTLEKECDLTLKVKNWFDFTNLNAYELSWNITGDNGVILKKGTLVVECAPHDTAMVSLGNVKLPSNVREAYLNLSWKPVNETIFVPETHEVAYDQFVLEGNKSFVSSPAVKVKGSSFKVEGYKIQNNLVSASFSPETGELVSFKFKGNELLTSPLKLDLFRAPTDNDNRDRFGTKLWREAGLDSIVQKVIDIRITGTGNKRMVTAQLDLINRTNKKIGEASFIYTLTKDGVMKVAASFNPDTAVIKSLARVGITFTMPEAYNNVSYLGRGEHETYADRKQSGRIGIYQTTVPEMFHAYITPQATGNHTDTRWVSLSDVQGNTLFMQGTEPFEFSILPYSDAVIDKASHLNQLKGDGTVTIHLDAIQSGVGTATCGPGVQESYRVPVGNQSFEFTIQPR from the coding sequence ATGCTTTGTTCCGGAGCTTTTGCTCAGGCGACAAAGACTTTGCCCGAATGGCAAAGTCAGCATGCCATTGGATTAAACAAAATTGAGCCGCATACTTATGTATGGCCTTACGAAAACCGCGAATCGGTGCTGGAACGCGCACACGAGTCATCCCCGTTTTACCAGAGTCTGAATGGAAACTGGAAATTTAATTGGGTAATGAATCCGGATAACCGCCCGAAAGATTTTTATAAACCATCGTATTATGTTGGAAACTGGGCAGACATTAAGGTGCCGGGCAATTGGGAACGCCAGGGATATGGTACAGCCATCTACGTGAATGAGACTTACGAATTCGGAAAACCAACTCCCCCTGTTGTACCTCATTCAGAGAACGAGGTTGGATCGTATCGAAGAAGCTTTAAAATTCCTGCTGATTGGAAAGGTCGCCGGGTTGTTTTATGTCTCGAAGGTGTTAATTCTTTTTATTATGTATGGATAAACGGAACGTTGATGGGTTATAATCAAGACTCTAAAACGGCTGCCGAATGGGATATCACGGATAAATTAAAGGACGGAGAAAATACCATTGCTCTCGAAGTATATCGCTGGAGTGCCGGATCATACCTTGAATGTCAGGATTTCTGGCGTTTGTCTGGTATCGAGCGTTCTGTTTATCTTTATAGTACACCCAAACAGTACATCGCAGATTACACGGTTGTTTCGTCGCTGGATACTGTAAGTTACACAAACGGGTTGTTCGAACTTACAGCTAAAGTGAATGGGAATGCATCTTCTTTATCATTAGTATATGAGCTATTGGATGCAAACAAACGGGTTGTTCTAACCGATAAGCAACCTATTCGCGGTGGCGAAGGGGTAAAACCTATTTCGTTTGATAAAAAGAGAATCCCTCAGGTTCAGGAGTGGAATGTCGAAAATCCAGCCCTTTACACCCTGATTTTATCTTTACAAGATGAAAAAGGGGCTGTTGCCGAATATACCGGTTGCCGGGTTGGGTTTAAAACTTCCGAAATTAAGAATGGTCGTTTCTGTATAAACGGAGTCCCTGTTTTGGTAAAGGGAACGAATCGTCACGAACATTCTCAGTTGGGACGCTCGGTTACCCGGGAGCTGATGCTTGAAGATATTAAGTTAATGAAGCAGCATAACATCAATACGGTGCGTAATTCGCATTACCCCACCGATCCGTTGTGGTATGAATTATGTAATGAGTACGGACTGTATGTGATAGATGAGGCCAATATCGAGTCGCATGGTATGGGATACGGACCAGCATCTCTGGCTAAAGATTCGACCTGGTTGCCAGCGCACATGGACAGAACAAAGCGGATGTACGAACGTTCAAAAAATCATCCAAGCATTGTAATCTGGTCATTAGGTAATGAAGCTGGCAACGGTATAAACTTTGAACGCACGTACGACTGGCTTAAGTCTGCCGAAAAGCACCGTCCCGTTCAATATGAACGAGCAGAACAAAATTACAATACCGATATTTATTGCCGGATGTACCGTAGTGTAGGCGAGATTAAAGCCTATTTGTTTCAGACGAATCCAAAACCTTACCGTCCGTTTATCTTGTGCGAATATGTTCATGCCATGGGTAACAGCGTTGGTGGATTGAAAGAATATTGGGATGTATTCGAAAACGAGCCAATGGCACAAGGTGGATGTGTTTGGGATTGGGTAGACCAGTCTTTTCGCGAAATTGATGCCGATGGTAAATGGTACTGGAGTTATGGAGGAGATTATGGACCAAAGGATGTACCCAGCTTTGGAAACTTTTGCGGAAACGGACTAGTCAACGCTGTGCGTGAATCTCATCCACATTTAATGGAAGTAAAGAAAATTTACCAGAATATAAAAACAACCCTGGAGAAGGAGTGCGATCTGACCCTGAAGGTTAAAAACTGGTTCGACTTTACGAACCTGAATGCCTATGAATTGTCCTGGAATATTACCGGCGATAATGGGGTTATCCTTAAAAAAGGAACATTGGTGGTCGAATGCGCACCTCATGATACAGCAATGGTTTCACTTGGCAATGTTAAGTTACCCTCCAATGTCCGCGAAGCTTACCTGAATCTAAGCTGGAAACCTGTTAATGAAACCATTTTTGTCCCTGAAACTCATGAGGTAGCTTACGATCAGTTTGTGCTGGAAGGAAACAAATCCTTTGTTTCGTCTCCGGCAGTCAAAGTAAAAGGTAGCAGCTTTAAGGTAGAGGGGTACAAGATTCAGAATAACCTTGTTTCTGCTTCTTTCTCTCCCGAGACCGGCGAGCTTGTTTCTTTTAAATTCAAAGGAAATGAACTTTTGACTTCTCCATTGAAACTTGATCTTTTCCGTGCTCCGACCGACAATGATAACCGCGACCGGTTTGGTACGAAGCTTTGGCGTGAAGCAGGATTAGATAGTATTGTGCAGAAGGTAATAGATATCCGGATTACCGGAACAGGTAATAAGCGGATGGTTACAGCACAGCTGGACCTTATAAACAGAACGAACAAAAAAATTGGAGAGGCCTCTTTTATTTATACGCTAACAAAAGATGGGGTAATGAAGGTAGCCGCTTCATTCAATCCGGATACCGCTGTTATAAAATCTTTAGCCCGGGTGGGTATAACATTTACCATGCCCGAAGCGTACAATAATGTTTCCTATTTGGGAAGGGGAGAGCACGAAACGTATGCCGACCGGAAACAATCCGGACGTATCGGAATCTATCAAACAACAGTTCCCGAAATGTTTCATGCTTACATTACGCCACAGGCAACCGGCAATCATACTGATACGCGTTGGGTAAGCTTATCGGATGTGCAAGGTAATACGCTTTTCATGCAGGGAACAGAACCTTTCGAATTCAGTATTTTACCTTATTCAGACGCTGTAATAGATAAAGCAAGTCATTTGAACCAATTAAAAGGCGATGGAACAGTAACCATTCACCTGGATGCCATTCAGTCTGGAGTAGGAACAGCCACCTGCGGTCCGGGAGTTCAGGAATCGTACCGGGTGCCAGTTGGTAATCAGTCATTCGAATTTACCATTCAACCGAGGTAA
- a CDS encoding family 20 glycosylhydrolase: protein MMIFVTGLFMLGNTIIQAKQPERISVVPNPVEQQIKQGHFTFNAQTVCVVENEQQRDVALQLISLFTSSAGFTPPIAYSAPGENVVYFITDSTLKPEAYRLDVTPESITIESSGKDGFFYAIQTIRQLLPSVIEKKEQQQTAWNVAAIKIVDSPRFTYRGVMLDVSRYFIPKEMVLRVIDGMSMIKLNKLHLHLVDGNGWRLEIKKYPLLTEVGAWRVKREEDYAQRKNARKGEKTTEGGFYTQDDIRELVAYAAARSIEIIPEIEMPAHTNSSLSAYPDLACKSVNQFIGVLPGGGGLDADIVYCAGNEKVFEFLENVIDEVAALFPSRYIHLGGDEASKKHWLQCPLCQQRMKNEKISKVEDLQGYFMNRVSRYVKSKGKEVMGWDEWINTSIPEGAVIFGWRGTGNAGYNAGKQGNPFVLTPAQTLYLIRYQGPQWFEPRTYFGNNTLKDVYEYEPVQPDWEPEVVSRLLGIQGSLWSEFITTSKEVEYLLYPRLTALAEVAWSPKGTKDWPDFLKRMDGVNQHYLNMDVNMSRSMYNLDHHISGTTGNRLKVVISCIRPDVEIRYTTDQSDPDSSSLLFQDSILLTNSADIKAATFKNGIQQGAVLILPVRWNKATAKPISGAGIEGSRLTNGLRGSDKHTDFEWMGWYANDASFTIDLQKKQRIRNVVIGTITNYGMGVHIPAQIRLSVSDDNKSFKEIGVLHFTPKQIFIEGIRIQDQPFSGLSAKGRYLRIELKNPGKCPKDHTRPGQSSWMYVDEVIVE, encoded by the coding sequence ATGATGATTTTCGTTACCGGTTTGTTTATGCTTGGAAATACCATAATTCAAGCTAAACAGCCGGAACGAATTTCTGTTGTACCCAACCCAGTTGAGCAACAGATAAAACAAGGACATTTCACGTTTAATGCACAGACCGTTTGTGTGGTTGAAAACGAACAACAAAGGGACGTGGCTTTACAGCTTATCAGTTTGTTTACTTCTTCAGCAGGTTTTACGCCACCCATTGCCTACAGTGCGCCGGGTGAAAACGTTGTTTATTTCATAACAGACAGTACGCTGAAACCAGAAGCGTACCGGTTGGATGTTACGCCCGAAAGTATAACCATTGAATCTTCCGGAAAAGACGGATTCTTTTATGCGATTCAGACAATCCGTCAGCTGTTACCTTCGGTTATAGAAAAAAAAGAACAGCAACAGACAGCATGGAATGTTGCAGCGATTAAGATAGTTGACTCTCCCAGGTTTACTTACCGGGGGGTAATGCTGGATGTATCACGTTACTTTATTCCAAAAGAGATGGTTTTACGAGTGATAGACGGAATGTCTATGATTAAGCTCAATAAGCTTCACCTGCATCTTGTCGACGGCAATGGCTGGCGTTTGGAGATAAAGAAGTATCCACTTCTTACTGAGGTAGGAGCCTGGAGAGTAAAAAGGGAGGAAGACTATGCTCAAAGAAAGAATGCCCGGAAGGGAGAAAAGACTACCGAAGGAGGTTTTTATACGCAGGATGATATCCGTGAACTGGTTGCATACGCTGCAGCCCGAAGTATTGAAATAATCCCTGAAATAGAGATGCCTGCCCACACAAACTCATCACTGTCTGCCTATCCGGATTTAGCTTGTAAGAGTGTTAACCAGTTTATCGGGGTTCTTCCGGGGGGTGGAGGTCTGGATGCTGACATTGTATATTGTGCAGGAAACGAGAAGGTATTTGAGTTTTTGGAAAATGTAATTGATGAAGTTGCAGCTCTTTTCCCTTCGCGTTACATTCATCTGGGAGGCGACGAAGCCTCCAAAAAGCATTGGTTGCAGTGTCCGCTTTGCCAGCAGAGGATGAAGAATGAGAAGATTTCAAAAGTGGAAGACCTGCAAGGGTATTTCATGAATCGTGTAAGCCGGTATGTAAAGAGTAAAGGAAAGGAAGTAATGGGATGGGATGAATGGATAAATACCTCCATTCCGGAAGGTGCTGTTATCTTCGGTTGGAGAGGTACTGGCAATGCCGGATATAATGCCGGAAAGCAGGGGAATCCATTTGTACTAACTCCTGCTCAAACTCTATATCTGATTCGATACCAAGGTCCGCAGTGGTTCGAACCTCGTACTTATTTTGGGAATAACACCCTGAAAGATGTTTACGAGTATGAGCCTGTACAGCCAGATTGGGAGCCTGAAGTTGTTTCCAGACTGTTGGGAATACAGGGATCCTTGTGGTCGGAGTTTATTACAACATCCAAAGAGGTGGAGTATTTGCTCTACCCGCGGCTTACAGCGCTTGCCGAAGTTGCCTGGTCCCCTAAAGGAACGAAAGACTGGCCCGATTTCTTAAAACGGATGGATGGAGTTAACCAACATTACTTAAACATGGATGTGAATATGTCGCGTTCCATGTACAACTTGGATCATCATATTTCGGGAACTACCGGAAACCGACTAAAGGTGGTAATAAGTTGTATCCGCCCCGATGTAGAAATCCGCTATACAACAGACCAAAGTGATCCCGACTCATCTTCATTATTATTTCAGGATAGTATTTTACTAACAAACAGTGCAGATATAAAAGCGGCAACATTTAAAAACGGAATTCAGCAAGGGGCAGTTCTTATCTTGCCGGTACGGTGGAATAAGGCCACGGCTAAGCCAATATCAGGTGCCGGTATTGAAGGAAGCAGACTTACAAATGGTTTGAGGGGAAGTGATAAACACACTGATTTTGAATGGATGGGTTGGTACGCTAACGATGCTTCTTTTACAATTGATTTACAAAAGAAGCAACGAATAAGAAATGTTGTAATCGGAACCATTACCAATTATGGTATGGGAGTTCATATACCTGCTCAAATCAGGCTTTCCGTTTCGGACGATAATAAATCCTTTAAAGAAATAGGTGTTCTGCACTTTACACCGAAGCAGATTTTTATAGAAGGAATACGGATTCAAGATCAACCTTTTTCTGGCTTGTCGGCCAAGGGAAGATATCTTAGGATTGAATTAAAGAACCCCGGCAAATGTCCGAAAGATCATACACGTCCTGGACAATCCTCATGGATGTATGTGGACGAGGTCATTGTTGAATAA